In Achromobacter pestifer, the DNA window GCTGCTGACTATCGCTGAAAGATCCATGCCGGTATTGCTTGCCGCCGCCGCGCTGGCTCCCGCGGTGATCATCGGGGCCAGCCAGGAACCGCCTGCAAGGCCGCCGATGGCGCCGGCGATGGTATTGCCCAACGGACCCAGGTTGAACTGCTGGAGCATCTTTCCCAGGCCATTGCCTCCGGCTGCGCCGGCGACAAGCTGGATGATCAGGTTGATGATGACCGCGGTGTTCATGATGCCTCCTCTGCCCCACGGGGCGATGTGCAACGCTAGAACAACAGCAAGACAAGAGTAAGAAACCAGCAGGAACGATTATGACTCGCACATTCCCCGCGCGACGAGGGGTTAACGTGTAACAGGTTGCTAGCCTGCCGGCAGACTACGCAAGAATGCTGGTCAGTTTGCAGGGAATGCACCGCGCTGGGCCTAAACCGCATCCGGCGCGCGGCTACATGCGACAAGGGCCGCTATCGCAGCGGCCCTTGTCTTTACAGCTTTCAGTGCGGCGCGGGCTTCAGCCCCCGCCCACCGCGACCACGATTTCGACCTGGTCGCCGTCGCTCAGCGCGGTTTGCGCGTGCTGGCTCTTGGGCACGATTTCGCCGTTGCGTTCCACGGCCACGCGCTTGCCGGCATAGCCCAGGGCTTCCAGCAATTCGTTCACGGTCGTGTCCAGGGGAAACTCCCGTGCGTCTCCGTTCAGGGTGATGTGCATGCAGGTCTCCTCAGTTATCGCGCATAGCCGTCGGTGGCGGCGATCAGCCGCGCCAACGTGCC includes these proteins:
- the thiS gene encoding sulfur carrier protein ThiS, with translation MHITLNGDAREFPLDTTVNELLEALGYAGKRVAVERNGEIVPKSQHAQTALSDGDQVEIVVAVGGG